The nucleotide sequence GCAAAGGATTTACCTACACTTCCCTGACCAGAATGAGCAAGGTAGCCTATAAGTTCACAAGAGAAAATATTGCGACAGTGTCGCAACAATTAAGCTGGAGCCACCTCATAGAACTATCTGGAATAGAAGATGAACTGAAGCGAAGCTTTTTTATCCAGCTATGCGCTTATGAGAAGTGGAGCGTAAGGCAACTGAGGGACAAAATAGATTCCATGCTTTTTGAACGTACAGCCATCGCTGCCCGGCCGGAAGAGAAAATAAAACAAGAGCTCCAAAAGCTGAATTCCAATACAGAGGTTGACCCGGACCTTATTTTTAAAAACACCTACATATTAAATTTTCTGAACCTTCCGCACCAGTATTCTGAAAAGGATTTGGAAAATGCCTTGGTCGCCAATTTGGAAGCATTCATTCTTGAATTAGGCAATGGTTTTGCCTTTATCGAACGTCAGAAACGTATCAGCATTGACACCATTGATTACCACCTGGACCTGCTTTTTTACCACAGAAAGTTAAGGCGGCTTATAGCCATTGATTTAAAACTGGGTAAATTTAAACCGGAACATAAAGCACAGATGGAGCTTTACCTTCGCTGGCTGCAAAAACATGAAATGCAGCCCGGGGAGGAAAAACCCATAGGCTTGTTGCTTTGCAGCGAAGGTAATACGGAGCATATTGAGCTGTTAATGCTTGATGAAAAAGATATAAAAGTGGCGCAGTACCTGACAGAACTTCCCAGTAAGGAATGGTTCGCCGAAAAGCTGCATAAAGCCATTGAAATTGCCAAAATGAAGACAGAACAATAAGCTATGGCCTACCTGAATGAATCAGATATAGAAGAAGCCGACATCAGATTTTTTGTAGAACAGTTAGGCTATACCCATATCAATGCCTGGGAAAAACAACTTATCGGCAGAAGCAGCCTCAAGGAAGTTGTACTAAAAGACAGGTTAAAAAGCAGCCTTCAGAAACTGAACACGCACCTGCCGGAAGAAACCATTGATTATGCCATCAGTGAAATTACCAAAAGCAGGGCCACGCTCACCCCTGTCATAGCCAACCAGGAGGTGTATGATTTGCTGAAAAAAGGTGTTCCGGTAAAATACAAAGATGCCCATGGACGTGAAGAAGATGATTATGTGCAGGTAATTG is from Cytophagaceae bacterium ABcell3 and encodes:
- a CDS encoding PDDEXK nuclease domain-containing protein, producing MKDIEQHSKTFVSGIRRIIEKARQKAAVYVNAETTFLYWEIGTYINQEILAGERAEYGQKILATVSQQLQQHVGKGFTYTSLTRMSKVAYKFTRENIATVSQQLSWSHLIELSGIEDELKRSFFIQLCAYEKWSVRQLRDKIDSMLFERTAIAARPEEKIKQELQKLNSNTEVDPDLIFKNTYILNFLNLPHQYSEKDLENALVANLEAFILELGNGFAFIERQKRISIDTIDYHLDLLFYHRKLRRLIAIDLKLGKFKPEHKAQMELYLRWLQKHEMQPGEEKPIGLLLCSEGNTEHIELLMLDEKDIKVAQYLTELPSKEWFAEKLHKAIEIAKMKTEQ